GATCAGCCCGAACACGCTGCCGAGGAGGCCGCTGAAGAACGCGACCAGGTTGTTCGGGTCGAGTCCCTGCTCGATCGCCGCCACTTGGTCGGGGCCGAAGCCGATGCTGCTGAGCCACGACGAGATGTTCGCGCCGATCGCCGCGATCTGGTCGGCGTAGTCGGGCAGGAGCGAGCTGAACTGCGCGAACGCGATGACGAGCGCGTAGACGAACGCCGCGAGCAGCGCGAACGTCGTCAGCGCCACGGCGAGCGTCGCGACGCCGCGATTCACGCCGTTGCGCTCGAGCCACGTGCGCACCGGGTTCGCGCAGATCGTGAGGATCAGTGCGAGCAGCACCGGCGCGAGGATGCCCGAGATGCCGCTCATCCCGATGGCTGCGACCGTCGCGGCCGCGAGGCCGAGCACGATCGCGAGCGACCGCGGGATGACGACGGATGCCACCGAGCGGCCGCCCCCGACGTCGGGCGGAGCACCTGCCTCCGGTGCATCCGCCCGTCGGGGCCGGTCGGCCGGCTTCCCCCTGCGCATCACCCCTCCGACCCTCGTTGCGGACGCTCAGGCCCCGCCCTGCAGCGCCTTCGCCTTCAGCTGGTCGAACTCGGCCTGCGTGATCGTGCCGCTGTCGAGCAGCGACTTCGCCTGGTGGATCTCGGCGGCGGCCGACTGGCCCCCCGACCCGGCGACGCTGCGGATGTAGGCGTCGGCCTGCGCCTGCGCCTCGCGGTACTCGGCGGCCCTGCGCCTGGACATGCCGCTGCCGCGCGCGATCAGGTAGATCAGCGCGGCGAGGAACGGCAGCACGATCAGGAAGACGATCCAGAGGGCCTTGGCCCACCCGTTCAGGCCGTGGTCACGGAAGATGTCCATCACGATGATGATGAAGACCCAGATGCAGGCGATCGCGATGTAGATCCAGAACAGCCAGACCAGGAACTCCCAGAGGTTCATGACGCGCTCCCTTCGCCCTGGGCGCGCCATCGGCGCCCGGTCGTCCCGACGGTATCGGCGGATGCCTCTATGGCACGTCACCCGGATGGGATGACCGGTGGTCGTCCCGGCGTTCGGGACGATCGACCCACTCGTGGATCCGCGCCCTGCGCTAGCCTGCGAGCGGGCCCGCGGGGGTCGGGTCCACGGCGGCACCAACGACCGCCCGGAGCGACATGATCGAGGCATCGGAGCCGGACACGCTCGTCGACCGCCCGCGGCTGCGCGAGCGACTCGATCGGGCGCTGCACACGCCCGTCACGCTCGTCGTCGCCCAGGCGGGCGCCGGCAAGACCGTCCTGCTGCGCCAGTGGACGGCGCAGTGCGGCGCCCCGACCGTCGCGTGGGTCGACCTCGAGACCGCCGACGACGACCCGGTGCGGCTCGCTCGCCGCATCCTGACCGCGCTCGACGCGGTACGGCCGGGGGTCGCTCCACTCTCCTCGCTGTCCGGCCTGCACGGCGGTGGACTGGGAACCACCCTCATCGACAGCCTCGCGCTCGAGTTGCGCGATTTCCCCGAGACGCTCATCGTGCTCGACGACCTGCACCGGATCACGAACCCCACCCTCGTGGCGGACCTGGGACGGCTCGGCGCGGAGCTCCCCGGCAACGTCCACCTGATCCTCTCCAGTCGCGTCGACCCCGCAGTCGCCTGGAGCCGGCTCCGGCTTCGCGGCGGACTGCTCGAGATCCGGCAGTCCGACCTGGCGCTCTCCGACGAGGAGGCGGCCGAACTGCTGCACCGCGTCACCGGACGGGACGTTCCCGCGGACATCCGGACGCTGCTGCTGCGGCGCACGGAAGGATGGGCGGCCGGCATCCAGCTCGCCGGCCTCGGACTCCGCTACCGCGAGGCGGATGCGCTCGCGTTTGCCGAGACGTTCGCAGGTACCGACCGCATGGTCGCCGACTACCTCACCGAGGAGGTGCTGGCAGCGCTGCCGGCCGACGACCGCACCCTGCTGCTGGAACTCGCGGTGCTGGAGGTCATGACGACGGACCTGGTCGGCCACGTGCTCGACAGGGACGACGCGGGCGTGCTGCTCGAGCGCCTCGCGCACGAATCGCTCTTCGTCGTCCCGCTCGAACCCGGCCGCACGCGGTTCCGCTTCCACCATCTCTTCCGCGACCTGCTGCGCCACCACCTCAGGGTGACGGACCCCGGTGCGGAGGCGCGACTGCTGGGTCGTGCCGCGGACTTCCACCTCGCGCGGGGCGAGATGCCGGATGCGATCGAGGCCCTGCTCCGCGCGGAGGACTGGCCGCGGGCGATCGAGGCCATCATGACGACGCGCAGCGAGGTCTTCGAGCGCGGCGAGATGCGCACCGTCATCCGGTGGATCTCGAGCGTGCCGGAGTCGGCGCGCGCGGACCGCCTCGACGTCTCCCTCGAGCTCGCCATGCTCATCGGCATGGAGGGCGACGCGATCACCGCGGTCGACCTGCTCTCGCGCATCGCCGCCGACCCGAGGGCGACGGTCGGCAAGCGCGCGAGCGCGCACGCCTGGATCTCCGCGACGGCGCAGTGGGCGTCACGACCCGAGGAGTCCATCCACGCGGCGGACACGGCACTCGAACTGCTCGACGCGCACCCCGACGCGCGCCCGAAGGACGTCCTGGGCCTGACGTCGCCCGCGCACCTGCGCACCCTCGCGATCGGCTCGTCGGGGCGGGCGCGGTTCCTCGCTGGGGACCTCGACGACGCGCAGGACTGGCTGGAGCGCGCGCTCGACGCCGACGCCGCGCACTACGTGCCGTTCCGCGTCGCACTGCTGGGCTCGCTCGCCCTGCTGCACGCCTGGCGGGGTCGTCGCGCCTCGGCGGGGCTGCTCGCGTCGGAGGCCCTCGACGCGGCGGACCACGCCGGGCTGCTGGCGCACCCGTCCGCCGCCGATGCGTATCTCGCGCGTGCACGCTCGGCCGTACTCGCCGGGCGTCCGAGTGCGGCGGAGGTGCCGCTGGTCTCCGCATCCCTTCGCTCCGAGGCGAACCGCCGGACGCAGCTGACGTGGATCGGCAGGGCGATCGACGCGGCGCGTGCCGTGGCGGAGGGCCGCACGGGCGATGCCCTCGCCGCCGCCGATGTCGACGGCCGCCTCGGCCTCGGCCCGCCGGCGCCGGCGGTGCACGACGAGCTCGTGGCGGTGCACATGCTCGCCCTCCGGCACGACGGCAGGACCGCGGAGGCACTGCACGTCTGCGGGCCCGACGCGGCCTCGCGCGGCCCAGCTGCCCGGTACGAACTGCTCGCCGCGCTCATCGGAACTGGTCGCCTGGACGAGGCGGGAGACCTGCTCGCGACGTGGGCGCCTCCGGACGCCTCGACCGATCCCCTGCGGGCCGTGCAGCACCTGCTCGCGCACGCCGCGATCGCCGAGCTCGAGGGCCGCCACGGGCCTGCACTCGCCTCGGCCACCCGGGCGCTCGACGCCGCGGAGCCGGAGGGGATCGCGGAACCGTTCGCGCAGGCGGAGGGGCCGATCTCGAGCCTGCTCGCCGAACTGGCGGTGACCCGCTCGGGCCTCGTCGATCGCGCGCTCGAGCGACGCCTCGCGGAGCATCCGCTGCATGCCAACGGGGACCTCGCCGAGCCGCTCACCCAACGCGAGCTCGAGGTCCTCGCGCTGCTCCCCGAGCACGCCACGAGCGTGGAGCTGGCCGGGCGCTGCTACGTCTCGGTGAACACGTTGAAGACCCACCTGGCGCACATCTACCGGAAGCTCGGAGTCTCCGGCCGCAGTGCGGCGATCGCCCGCGCGCGCGAGCTCGGGCTCCTCCCGGCAGTCAGTCCACGGCCGGCCCTCGAGAGGTGACCGACACGATCGCGGCATCGAACCCGCGGATGAGCCCGAGGACCCCGAGCAGCTTCGCCTGGTCCGCGACGGGGCCGCGGACCACGGTCGTCTCCGCGTCCGGCCGGATCTCGAATCCGACCAGCTCCGCTGCGAGTGCCTCGGGCACCCGGCCGCGCACGACGATCTCGAAGACCTCCGCGACCATCCGCGCCCCCTGCCCCCGACATCGACCCCGTCGCACCTACTGACGGGCCATCGCCACCCGCAATCGGTCCTCCGGCGCGATGTAGTGGTCGTGGTCGTCGAGCCCGGCGTCGAGCTGCACCCAGTGCACCGTGCCCGTGAAGCGGCTCTCCGCGGGTGAGTAGTCGCTGCTCACGGGCGTCGCGTCGTCGCTTCCGACATCCGTGGTCTCGTCCCCCGAGAAGAGCATCGGCACCGTGCCGTCGACACGGCCCTCGCCGACCTTCGCGCCGTCGACGAACACGCCGACGGTTCCGCCCTTGCCGAGCCCGCCGCCGTCGTAGGCGAACTCCGCGCGCACCTGGTGCTCGCCCGCCGGCACCGCCGCGTCCCCTCGGGTGATGAACTGCTGCAGGCCGAACAGGTTGTAGCAGAACGCGGGTCGGCCCTCGTGCAGGTAGAGGCTGAGGCCGCCGAACGCCCCGCCCTGCGCGAGCAGCACGCCGTTCGCGCCGCCGTCGGGCACCGTGATCGACGCGGTCACCGAGAACGACTTGTTCTTCAGCACGATCACGGAGTTCTCGGTCAGCCGCCCCATGCCCCCGAACAGGAGCTGCGAGTTCCCCGACACGAGCAGCGGGCGCCCGGCGATCTCCGCGTTGAACCGCTCGAACCGGCGATCGTCGAGCGGGAGCACGCCGTACTTCGTCGCTTCGATGAGGAACAGCCGCTGCAACTCGTGCAGCCTGCCCGGCTGCTCGGCCGAGAGGTCGTGGGCCTGGGTCCAGTCGTCGGGGGCGTAGAGCTCCCAGACGTCGTCGTCATATGCGGGCATATCGGATGCCGCCCAGGGGATGCTGTGCCGAGTGACCGCCGTCCACCCCTTGTGGTAGATCCCGCGGTTGACGAACATCTCGAAGTACTGGGTCTCGTGGCGCTCGGGCGCGGCGGCGTCATCGAATGCGTAGCGCATGCTCGTGCCGTGCAGCGGCATCTGCTGCACCCCGTGCACGCTGATCGGGTGCGGCAGCTGCGCGACCTCGAGCACGGTGGCGGCGACGTCGATGATGTGCGTGAACTGCGAGCGGATCTCGCCGCGCGACGCGATCCCGGCGGGCCAGTGCACGATCGTGCCGTTGCGGGTGCCGCCCCAGTGCGAGGCGACCTGCTTGGTCCACTGGTAGGGCGTGTCCATCGCGTGCGCCCACCCGACCGCGTAGTGGTTGTACGCGGCGGGCGTGCCGAAGTCGTCGATGCGCGAGGCCATGAACTCGGTGGTCTCGAGGCCGCCGGCGCCGTTCAGGGTGATCAGCTCGTTGAAGCAGCCCTGCGGGGTGCCCTCGGCGGAGGCACCGTTGTCGCCCACGATGTAGTAGACGAGCGTGTCCTCGAGCGTCCCGAGCGCGTCGATCGCGTCGATCAGTCGGCCCACCTGGTGGTCGGTGTGCTCGAGGAACCCCGCGTACACCTCCATCTGGCGGGCGAGCACCGGCTTGAGGTCGTCGGGCATGTCGTCCCACGCGGGGATCTCGGGCGGGCGGGCGGTCAACTCGGCGTCCTGCGGCACGACCCCGAGCTCCTGCTGTCGCGCGAACGTGCGCTCGCGAAGGGCATCCCACCCGTCGTCGAACCGCCCGCGGTACTTCTCGCTCCACTCGGCGGGCACGTGGTGCGGCGCGTGGGTCGCGCCAGGGGCGTAGTAGAGGAAGAACGGCTTGTCCGCTTGGAGCGCCTTCTGCTCGCGCACCCAGGCGATGGCCCGGTCGGTCATGTCCTCGGTGAAGTGGTACCCCTCCTCGGGCGTGCGGTCGGGCTCGACCGCGACCGTGCCCTCGTGGATCGACGGTGCGTACTGGTTCGTCTCCCCGGCGATGAACCCGTAGAAGTGCTCGAACCCGGAGCCGGTGGGCCAGTGGTCGAACGGCCCCTGCGGGCTCGCCTCCCACACGGGCACCTCGTGGCACTTGCCGAACTGCGCCGTCGAGTACCCGTTGAGGCGCAGTGTCTCCGCCAGCGGCGCTGCCGTGTTCGGGCGGATCGAGTTGTAGCCCGGCGCCGAGGTCGCGATCTCGGTGATGCCGCCCATGCCGACGGAGTGGTGGTTGCGGCCGGTCAGCAGCGCCTGGCGCGAGGGCGAGCAGAGTGCGGTCGTGTGGAACCTGTTGAACTTCAGGCCGGAGGCGGCGAGCCGCTCGGCGGTCGGGCAGTCGGCGGGTCCGCCGAAGGCGCTCGATGCCCCGAAGCCGACGTCGTCGAGCATCACGATGAGCACGTTGGGCGCACCCGCCGGAGGTCGCAGGCGCTCGATCGGCGGGTAGCTCGTGTCCGGGTCCTTCGCGTCGTACGTGGTGAGGCCCACGTGGCCCCGGTCCGGGATCGGCAGGACCGACCGGTACGCGTCCGTCGTCATGGTGTGCCCCCTCGCTCGCGCCTGCGTGCACGCGCAGGTGTCCGTGCTCGGCAGCCTCCCCCGGGTGCGGGGGCGGAGGCATCACCCCGACCGGATGATTCGGCGCCGCTGGTGCGATCGTGATGCGCGTGCGGTACGCCGGACCCCGCTCCCGTACGGTGGGTGGGTGACGACGCGAACCTTCGAGCCGACTTCGCCGGCCCAGCACGCGGCCGCGATGCGCGGCGCGCTGCCCGACGTGGAGGAGTTCGCGGGCGGCTGGTGGTCCATCCCGGTGCCGATGCCCGGCGGGCACATCCCGTACAACCTCTGCTACGCGGTGCGTGACGACGCCGGCGGGGTGCACCTCATCGACCCGGGCTGGCCGACGACGGGCCACCTCGACGTGCTCGCGGCCGGGCTCGCGCACATGGGCGCGGGCCTCTCCGACGTCCGCACGGTCACCGCGACCCACCTGCACACCGATCACCTCGGCGGTGCGGGCGATCTCCGCGCCGCGACCAGCGCACGCATCGTGCTGCACCGCGAGGAGGATCGCGCGGTGCGCGAGATGGCCGGACGGCGGCCGGCCCACGCGGCATCCGACGCCATCGACCGCTGGGGGGTGCCCGCCGACCGCCGGGCGGAGCTCGAAGCCCACGCCGAGGAGCGCGTCGAGCGCCCGACGGCCGACGTCCTGGTCGACGACGGCGACCTGCTGCCGATCCCGGGCAGGAGCGTGCGGGTCGTCCACACCCCGGGTCACACCACGGGCCACATCTGCCTGCGCGACGAGGACGCGGGCGTGCTCTTCACGGGCGACCTGCTGCTGCCGACGATCCACCCGGGCGTGGGACTCGGCGCGCACGGCGATGCGAACCCCCTCGCGGACTACCTCTCGTCGCTTCAGCGCATCGCCCGCTTCGACAACGAGGCAGCGCCGGGCCACGAGTACCGCTTCCGCGGCGTGTTCGCACGCACCATCACCACCGCCGAACACCATCTCCGCCGCACGCGCGAGGTGCAGCGCGTGCTGCAGCGCGACCGCGCGCACACCGTGTGGGAGGTGGCGTCCGAGCTCACCTGGTCGGCCGGCTGGGCGAACCTGCAGGGCTTCTTCCTCATGTCCGCGCTCGCCCAGACGGCGATGCACATCGAATTCGTGCAGACGGATGCGGGTCGGACCGCGGGCGGCTGAGGCGAATCCGGCTGCCGACGCCACCGCCCGGCGACACGCGGGAGCGCGCTCATCCGCGCCCTTCCAACGAATATGCAAAACCATGGGGTAGTGTGAAATTCCCCTCTGCGTACGCACCCCTCATTCGGGGGGTGGATTTTTCCGTGACGTGGCGCGCCCGCCTGCGATATGCTCGCGACACAGCGCAACCCGAACCGCACATAGCGCAATCACAGACCACACTCAGCGAGGGGCACACACACATGACCGAGATCGACAACTCTGGTGTCGACCAGCCGAAGGGCATCAGTCGCCGCACCGTGACCAAGGCCATGGCCTGGTCGGTACCCGCCGTTGCCGTCGCGGCATCGGTTCCCGCCTACGCGGCATCGCCCGGCATCATCACGCTCGACGGCCGCGCCTGCAAGCTTCCCGGCCGCTCGAACGACACCTACAAGGGCTACGCGTTCGGCATCATCGTCACCAACCCGTACAACGTGCCGATCACGGTGACGATCACCAACATCGAGCTGGGTGGCTCAACCTTGGCGCCGTTCACCATCGTCAACCTCGACGGCTGCACCCTCGTCGGCACGTCGGGTGTGGTCCCCGCCATGACCACGCTCGACAACCTGGTCGTGCTCACGTCGGACGCGGCGGACAGCGCCAACGACATCCTGTCGGCCAACTACACGATCACCGGCGGCCCCGGCGGCAGCGAGGAGATCAGCGCCGCGGTTCCCGTCACGCCGCCGGTCAACGGTGCGTCCTGCGACGACTTCACCACCGCGGAGAAGGACTGCCTCGAGACGTTCGTCGTCCCCGCGACCTAGTCGCACGTCATCGAGAACCGCCCGTGTCGCCTCGCGACACGGGCGGTTCTTGCGTTCGCTGCGAGGATCGGCTCGGGCGCACCGCCGGGTCGCATCGTAGGCTGAACCCGTGGCCTCCCCCGCGAGGAAGCAGGAACTGCTCGAGGTCGCGGGCCACGAGGTGCGCGTCTCGAGTCCCGACCGCGTCGTCTTCCCCGATGCCGGGCTGACCAAGCTCGACCTCGTGCGCTACTACGTCGCGGTCGCCGACGGCGCCCTCCGCGGCGTGCGCGACCGCCCGATGGTGCTGAAGCGCTTCGTCAAGGGCATCGACCGCGAGGCGTTCTTCCAGAAGCGCGTGCCCGAGAATCATCCCGACTTCGTCACGACGGCGACCCTGCACTACGCCTCGGGCACGTCGGCCGAGGAGGCGGTGCTGACGGATGCCGCGGGGCTCGCGTGGGTCGTGAACCTGGGGTGCGTCGACCTGAACCCGCATCCGGTGCGCGCCGGCGACCTCGACCACCCCGACGAGCTGCGCGTCGACCTCGACCCGATGCCCGGCGTCGACTGGCGGCAGATCGTCGACGTCGCGATGCTCGCGAACGAGGTGCTCGCCGAGCACGGCCTGACCGGCTGGCCCAAGACCTCCGGCTCGCGCGGCATGCACGTCTACGCCCGCATCGAGCCGCGGCACGACTTCCACGAGGTCCGGCTCGCAGCCGAGGCGCTCGCCCGCGAGATCGCAGACCGCGCACCCGGGCTCGCGACCGCACGGTGGTGGAAGGAGGAGCGCGGCGAGAGCGTGTTCGTCGACTTCAACCAGAACGCGAAGGACCGCACAGTGGCCTCGGCCTACTCGGTGCGGCCGCTGGCGGATGCCCGTGTGTCGACGCCGCTCGACTGGAGCGAGGTGCCGGGCTCGCGCCCCGAGGCGTTCACCGTGCCGACGGTGCTCGAGCGGTTCGCCGAGCGCGGCGACCCCTGGGCCGGCATCGACGATGACGCGGGCAGCCTCGACCCGCTGCTCGAACTCGCCGAGCGACTGGGCCCCGCCGAGAAGCCGCCCCGCCGCGGCGACGGCTCGGGCCGGCGCGCGTCGGCCATGCCGCTCGTCGAGATCGCCCGGGCGAAGTCTAGGGACGAGGCGCTCGACGGGCTCGAGCGGTGGAAGGCGCGCCACGCGGGCGTGGTCGCCCTGCTGCATCCGGCCGACGTGCTCGTCGACGGCATGCGCGGGTCGAGTTCGCTCTGGTACCGCATCCGCGTCAACCTGCAGCACGTGCCCGAGGCGGAGCGCCCGGAGCAGGAGCCGCTCGAGGTCGACTACGACCCGTGGGAGGCGCGACGGGCGACCGGCGGTCCCTAGTCGCGAGGGGCGAACGCGGCGTGGAAGAGGTTCCACGCCCGGTCGGCGACGGCGCGTCGCTCCGTGTCATCCGTCCAGGGCAGCACCTGCGTGAGCATGCTGATCGCGAGCTCGATGTCGTCGGCGGTGACGTGCTCGCCGATGCGCCCGGCGGCGTGCTCGCGGTCGAGCGCGGTCGCGGCCACGGCGTGCAGCCGGTCGCCGAGCTCGGCGACGCGCTCGTCGTGGCGGTGCAGGCGCACCAGCTCGATGATCGCCGTCGAGCCCATCGCCTGCGCGATGATCAGCTCGAGCAGGTCATCGAGCGTCGAGTCGGGCGGGGCGACGACGGCCTCGAGCGCGTCCATGTTCTCGTCGAAGACCGCAGCCGCGAGCGAGATGCGGTCGGGGAAGTGCCGGTAGAGGCTGCCCTGCCCGACGCCGGCGCGCTTCGCGACCGAGCTGAGCGGAGCCGCGAGGCCGGACTCGGCGAAGACCTGGCGCGCGGCCTCGACCAGCGCGCGTCGATTCTCGGGGCCCGCGACCGGGCCGCGGTTCGCCTTGGGAACCGCCTCCGTGCCCTTAACCTTCGTCGGCATGAGGGATACACTACTACCGGACAACGATGTCCGGTCGAAGGAGGAGACCCATGACCACAGGCAATTGGGACCGCGAAGTCGACATCCTCGTGGCGGGCAGCGGGGCCGCCGGGATGACGGCGGCGATCACCGCGGCCGACGCAGGGCTCGAGACGCTCATCGCGGAGAGCACCGATCGCTGGGGCGGCACGACGATGCGCAGCGGAGGCGGCCTCTGGATGCCGGACAATCCGAAGATGCGGGACCGCGGGATCGAGGACTCGCGCGAGGAGGCGCTGACGTACATGGAGGCCGCGATCGGCCCGGTCGACGCGATCGGCCCGGCGAGCTCGCAGGCGCGACGGGAGGCGTTCGTCGACTCGGTGACTCCCGTGTACCGCATGCTCGAGCGCCTCGGCGTGAAGTGGGCGTGCGCGAAGGACTACCCCGACTACTACCCCGACCGGGCGGGCGGAAAGGTCGGCCGTGCGATCGAGGTCGTACCGTTCAACGCCCGGAAGCTCGGCCCCTGGCTCGAGACCTCGCGCATCGGCGACGCGGTCCCGATCCCGATGATGACCGACGACGTCTGGCTGCTCACGCGTGCGTGGTCGACCGTGTCCGGGTTCGTGCGGGGCACGCGATTCGTGTTCCGCACGCTCGGCGGGCTCATCACCGGCCGCAAGCTCGTCGGCATGGGCGGAGGTCTCATGCTGAGCCTCGGTGACATCGCGCGCCGGCAGGGCACCGAGATCCTGATGGACTCCCCGCTCACCGAACTCCTGCAGGACGACGACGGCGCGGTCGTCGGTGCCGTCGTCGAGACGCCCGACGGCCCGCTCCGGGTACGGGCGCGGCGCGGAGTGGTGCTCGGTGCGGGCGGCTTCGCCGTGAACCGCGAGTGGCGCGAGGAGCACCACGGCATCCCCGGCTACAGTTCGGCGGCCGACGGCGACCTCGGCACGGCCATCTCGGCCGGCGAGCGCGCCGGCGGTGCGCTCGCGCTGATGGACGACGCCTGGTGGGGCTCGTCGGTGCCGATCCCGGGCAAGCAGCCGCTCTTCGTGCTCAACGAGCGCTCCGACCCGTTCAGCATCGTGGTCGACCAGCACGGCGAGCGGTACCTCAACGAGTCCGAGAGCTACATCGACTTCGGGCACCACATGCTCGAGCACGCATCGACGGCACCCACGAACCCGTCATGGCTGGTCGTCGATCGCCGCCACCGCCGGCGCTACATGTTCGCGGCGATGCTCATGGGCGGCAAGTCGGTGTGGCAGCAGGGCATCGCGGTCAAGGCGAAGACGCTCGACGAGCTGGCCGGGAAGATGGGCGTCGACGCCGATCGGCTCCGCGCGACCGTCGACCGGTTCAACGAGATGGCGAGACGCGGCGTCGACGAGGACTTCGGGCGCGGCCGCACCGTCTACGACAACTACTACGGCGACCCACGCGTGAAGCCGAACCCCAACCTCGGCCCCATCGAGAAGGGGCCGTTCACCGCGGTGCAGCTCGTGCCGGGCGACCTCGGCACGAAGGGAGGCCTCGTCACCGACGAGCACGCACGCGTGCTCGACGAGTCGGGTGCACCCATCGCGGGCCTGTACGCCGCGGGGAACACCACCGCGTCGGTCATGGGCCGCACCTATCCCGGGCCGGGCTCGACGATCGGGCCGGCCGCAGTCTTCGGATATCTCGCTGCAACCCACGCAGCGGAGCGATCCGTCATCGATGCCGACACCCCTGCGGCATCAACACCAAAAGAGAAGGAACAACTCGCATGACGACTCCCAAGGAGCTCACGGCCAACGACTCCATCAAGACGTGGCTGACCCACCCGGTCGGCGGGCCGATCATCCGCGACCTGCTCGCTCAGGCCGGGCAGGACCCGGACGTGCTGAAGCCCGTCCACCGACTCGCGCTCAAGCGCCTCGTCAAGCTCAGCAAGGGATCGTTCAGCCAGGAGATGGTGGACGACCTCGTCGCGCGCGCCGCCGCGGGCGACGTGCCCGAGGGCGCACCCGAGGCGGCCCCGGTCGAGGAGGCCGACGAGGCCGAGGCCGAGCCGACGGGCCTGCCCGACGTCGAGGTGCCGATGTGGGAGGAGCGCATCGACTCCGGTCGCTTCAGCGGCCAGACGATCATCGTCACCGGCGCCGGCTCGGGCATCGGCCGAGCGACCGCATCGCGCATCGCGCGCGAGGGCGGCCGCGTGATCGCCGTAGACGTCTCGCAGGAGCGCCTCGACGAGTTCGCCGCGGAGTTCCCCGCCGCCGACATCGTGACCCTCGTCGCCGACATCACCGATGACGCCAAGGTCGCCGAGATCGTCGCCGCCGCGGGCGACCGCATCGACGGCCTCGCCAACATCGCCGGGATCATGGACGACATGACCCCGCTCGGCGACCTCACCGACGCCGTCTGGGAGCGCGTCATGCGCGTGAA
This portion of the Agromyces rhizosphaerae genome encodes:
- a CDS encoding SDR family NAD(P)-dependent oxidoreductase, which gives rise to MTTPKELTANDSIKTWLTHPVGGPIIRDLLAQAGQDPDVLKPVHRLALKRLVKLSKGSFSQEMVDDLVARAAAGDVPEGAPEAAPVEEADEAEAEPTGLPDVEVPMWEERIDSGRFSGQTIIVTGAGSGIGRATASRIAREGGRVIAVDVSQERLDEFAAEFPAADIVTLVADITDDAKVAEIVAAAGDRIDGLANIAGIMDDMTPLGDLTDAVWERVMRVNVDGTMKLSRAVIPAMLSQGKGSIVNTASEAALRGSAAGVAYTTSKHAVVGLTKSTAFMYAPYGLRVNAVAPGPTITNIEASFASPLGAQRVRQAMAILPDAAEAEALAASITFLLSDDGVNVNGVVLASDGGWSAT
- a CDS encoding FAD-binding protein — encoded protein: MTTGNWDREVDILVAGSGAAGMTAAITAADAGLETLIAESTDRWGGTTMRSGGGLWMPDNPKMRDRGIEDSREEALTYMEAAIGPVDAIGPASSQARREAFVDSVTPVYRMLERLGVKWACAKDYPDYYPDRAGGKVGRAIEVVPFNARKLGPWLETSRIGDAVPIPMMTDDVWLLTRAWSTVSGFVRGTRFVFRTLGGLITGRKLVGMGGGLMLSLGDIARRQGTEILMDSPLTELLQDDDGAVVGAVVETPDGPLRVRARRGVVLGAGGFAVNREWREEHHGIPGYSSAADGDLGTAISAGERAGGALALMDDAWWGSSVPIPGKQPLFVLNERSDPFSIVVDQHGERYLNESESYIDFGHHMLEHASTAPTNPSWLVVDRRHRRRYMFAAMLMGGKSVWQQGIAVKAKTLDELAGKMGVDADRLRATVDRFNEMARRGVDEDFGRGRTVYDNYYGDPRVKPNPNLGPIEKGPFTAVQLVPGDLGTKGGLVTDEHARVLDESGAPIAGLYAAGNTTASVMGRTYPGPGSTIGPAAVFGYLAATHAAERSVIDADTPAASTPKEKEQLA